Proteins from one Bactrocera neohumeralis isolate Rockhampton chromosome 3, APGP_CSIRO_Bneo_wtdbg2-racon-allhic-juicebox.fasta_v2, whole genome shotgun sequence genomic window:
- the LOC126751970 gene encoding rap guanine nucleotide exchange factor 2 isoform X4, translating to MDPYHHIRHHYPPTRPELQQKCNRGSHSSDTSSAYSGSDTMASVYGSSMDAEEIDLSGLVESVVDSDEEDLAESMDSLNVRDAVRDCLEKDPSERTEEDVEILLEFTQGLKAFTNITLAVRRALCAVMVFAVVDKAGTVVMSDGEELDSWSVLINGAVEIEHANGTREELQMGDSFGILPTMDKLYHRGVMRTKCDDCQFVCITQTDYYRIQHQGEENTRRHEDEDGRIVMVTELRQIGSNEHGTTGSNASAASAAGMKRGHVVIRGTPERLLQQLVEENSMTDPTYVEDFLLTQRIFIKNPQEVTQKLLAWFECDAEPPKGSTASPQEIRDRVTRVVLLWVNNHFTDFEADHEMMEFLEVFEAGLEHTRLLSQLRLLHIACAAKARMRSCTLTRSSRDEPLNFNIIGGYEMRGITAATGGGGCGIYIAHVVPGSKAQDVGLKRGDQIHEVNGQSFEHVTSKRAMEILMGSTHLSITVKSNLLGFKEMMLAIEQGGNGSSGSNGAGTPIGSGSGSSGGSLGSKSLRSPRRICANDIAKLHGRCMLDDMTTTNRSHMLRLSSVDMLLPTDQTDCCPPATPPPIMPQQPSSGGGNMASNFMSNLLQSVSNASARKDSQANCNDGGGGSKGGGFMTLAPRRRIQKALAKMNLLQHKSIGGAGLNDSVDIATPTETMSQKAGKLTTSSSSSSSTCGGVGGGNRLYQSQSNPDLSSSLLYEDATSLTTSTATAPTPTPNYLTASMHRPSAVSTTSSAMLPDYPEHVLKVFKADQSCKYLLINKETTAHEVVMLALQEFGIHDPSSNYSLCEVSVGEGGMVKQRRLPDQLQNLAERIGFAARYYLKTNGSTETLVPDELALELVRESSVHFLQLNAYELAIQLTLQDFAIFRQIESTEYIDDLFNLKTKYGVPMLTKFAELVNREMFWVVTEICSEHNIVRRMKIVKQFIKIARHCKECRNFNSMFAIISGLGHAAVSRLRLTWEKLPSKYQRLFSDLQDLMDPSRNMSKYRQLVSSELLAQHPIIPFYPIVKKDLTFIHLGNDTRIEGLINFEKLRMLAKEVRLLTHMCSSPYDLLAILELKGQSPSNALFSLNQLSTSQNAGGTHSTVIAANAGQSTIKRRKKSTAAPNPKKMFEEAQMVRRVKAYLNNLKIISDEDALHKFSLECEPSSNSQTHGSSGGSTRGESGLGRDGTGNSSTRSGDQLSIYSHTSSSSAPNSSLSLRKRHPSSPTLSTTSSTSSTSDHHNRRNMAHNNNSKFGIASPQAVKKILALSDPTKVRPHQPFTARHSGMPPPPPPLLVNTPHHMLAHAYSNTPAGMPLTAATGTSTTPSPCTHRRLASGSNSMPTGNMVPVRAIHERSNSDTPTPPLPSVDLSVESSSVTTFRDLPLRKSVTSDADHLI from the exons TATCCACCCACGCGTCCcgaattgcaacaaaaatgcaaTCGCGGCTCACATTCGAGTGACACAAGCTCAGCGTATAGTGGCAGCGATACAATGGCGTCTGTATACGGCTCCTCAATGGATGCGGAGGAGATCGATCTCTCCGGTTTGGTGGAGTCGGTGGTGGACTCCGATGAGGAGGACTTGGCGGAGAGTATGGAT AGTCTAAATGTGCGCGATGCGGTGCGTGATTGCCTGGAGAAAGATCCCTCTGAACGCACAGAGGAAGATGTCGAAATACTGCTGGAATTCACACAAGGTTTGAAGGCCTTCACCAATATAACGTTGGCGGTGCGACGCGCACTCTGTGCCGTCATGGTGTTTGCTGTAGTCGACAAAGCAGGCACAGTGGTGATGTCCGATGGTGAAGAGCTCGATTCCTGGTCGGTGCTTATTAATGGCGCCGTCGAGATTGAGCATGCGAATGGCACACGTGAAGAACTGCAAATGGGTGATTCCTTTGGCATACTACCCACCATGGATAAGCTATATCATCGTGGTGTAATGCGTACGAAATGTGACGATTGTCAGTTCGTTTGCATAACACAAACCGATTACTATCGCATACAGCATCAGGGTGAGGAAAACACACGACGACACGAAGATGAGGATGGGCGCATAGTGATGGTCACGGAATTGCGTCAAATCGGCAGCAATGAACATGGTACAACAGGTAGTAATGCGAGCGCCGCCAGCGCCGCGGGCATGAAGCGTGGTCATGTGGTGATACGCGGCACACCCGAACGTTTGCTGCAACAGTTGGTGGAGGAGAATTCAATGACTGATCCGACATATGTGGAGGATTTTTTGCTCACACAACgtattttcatcaaaaaccCACAAGAGGTAACGCAAAAGCTGCTCGCCTGGTTCGAATGTGATGCCGAACCGCCAAAGGGCAGCACAGCGTCACCACAAGAGATACGCGACCGTGTCACACGCGTCGTCTTGTTGTGGGTGAACAATCATTTTACCGATTTTGAGGCTGATCATGAAATGATGGAGTTCCTGGAGGTATTCGAGGCTGGTTTGGAGCACACGCGACTGCTGAGTCAGCTGCGTTTGCTGCATATAGCATGTGCGGCCAAAGCGCGCATGCGTAGTTGTACATTGACACGTTCGTCACGTGATGAACCTTTAAACTTCAATATTATTGGCGGTTATGAGATGCGCGGCATTACCGCAGCAACCGGCGGTGGCGGTTGTGGCATATACATAGCACATGTAGTGCCCGGTTCGAAGGCGCAAGATGTGGGTCTCAAGCGTGGCGATCAAATACACGAGGTGAACGGTCAGTCCTTCGAACATGTGACGAGTAAACGTGCAATGGAAATACTGATGGGTAGCACACATCTGAGCATAACGGTAAAAAGCAATCTGCTTGGCTTCAAAGAGATGATGTTAGCCATTGAACAAGGTGGCAATGGCAGCAGTGGTAGCAATGGTGCCGGCACGCCTATCGGTAGTGGCAGCGGCAGCAGTGGCGGCTCGCTAGGCAGCAAATCATTGCGTAGTCCACGTCGTATATGCGCCAACGACATTGCCAAATTACATGGACGCTGTATGTTGGACGATATGACCACCACAAATCGTTCGCATATGCTGCGACTCAGCTCAGTCGATATGTTATTGCCCACGGACCAAACAGACTGTTGTCCGCCAGCCACGCCACCGCCGATTATGCCGCAACAGCCGAGTAGCGGTGGTGGTAATATGGCCAGTAATTTTATGTCGAATCTTTTGCAAAGCGTTAGTAATGCATCGGCGCGAAAAGACTCGCAAGCTAATTGCAATGACGGCGGTGGCGGCTCAAAAGGTGGCGGTTTTATGACGCTTGCGCCAAGACGTCGCATACAAAAAGCGCTAGCGAAAATGAATTTGTTGCAGCACAAAAGCATCGGTGGCGCCGGTTTGAATGATTCTGTCGATATAGCCACGCCCACGGAGACGATGTCACAAAAAGCCGGCAAATTAACCACTTCCTCTTCCAGTTCCTCATCTACCTGCGGCGGTGTTGGCGGCGGTAATCGCCTATACCAATCGCAATCCAATCCGGATTTGAGTTCATCACTGCTGTATGAAGATGCCACTTCTTTAACAACCAGCACTGCTACAGCGCCTACGCCAACACCCAACTATCTGACTGCCTCCATGCATCGGCCATCGGCCGTTTCCACAACAAGCTCCGCTATGCTGCCCGATTATCCCGAGCATGTGTTGAAAGTCTTCAAAGCCGATCAGTCATGCAAGTATTTGCTCATCAATAAGGAGACGACGGCGCACGAAGTTGTTATGTTGGCGCTGCAAGAGTTTGGCATACATGACCCCAGCTCGAATTATTCGCTTTGTGAGGTTAGCGTCGGTGAGGGTGGCATGGTGAAACAACGTCGCCTGCCCGATCAACTGCAGAACTTAGCCGAACGTATTGGTTTTGCAGCGCGCTACTATTTGAAAACAAACGGCAGTACCGAAACACTGGTGCCCGACGAATTGGCGCTCGAGTTGGTGCGTGAGTCGAGTGTGCATTTTCTGCAGCTGAACGCCTACGAGTTGGCCATACAATTGACACTGCAGGACTTCGCCATCTTTCGGCAAATCGAATCGACTGAGTATATCGATGATCTGTTCAATCTGAAGACGAAATATGGTGTGCCAATGTTAACGAAATTTGCCGAACTCGTTAATCGTGAAATGTTTTGGGTCGTCACCGAGATCTGCAGTGAACACAATATTGTGCGTCGCATGAAaattgtcaagcaatttataaAGATTGCGCGTCACTGCAAAGAGTGTCGCAACTTCAATTCCATGTTCGCCATCATATCCGGACTCGGACATGCGGCTGTATCACGCTTGCGTCTTACCTGGGAAAAACTACCATCTAAATATCAACGGCTCTTCTCCGACTTGCAGGATCTCATGGACCCCTCACGCAACATGTCAAAATATCGCCAACTTGTCTCTTCCGAGCTGCTCGCACAACACCCCATCATACCGTTCTATCCGATTGTAAAGAAGGATCTCACCTTCATTCATCTTGGCAATGACACGCGTATCGAAGGTCTcataaactttgaaaaattacgTATGCTCGCCAAAGAGGTGCGTCTACTAACGCATATGTGCTCATCGCCCTACGATCTGCTCGCCATACTCGAACTTAAAGGTCAATCGCCCTCGAATGCGCTCTTCTCGCTCAATCAGCTGTCCACTTCACAAAATGCCGGTGGCACACACAGCACCGTTATTGCCGCTAATGCCGGCCAATCGACTATTAAGCGTCGCAAAAAGTCTACAGCGGCACCGAATCCAAAGAAAATGTTCGAAGAGGCACAAATGGTGCGTCGCGTCAAGGCATACCtgaataatttgaaaatcatCAGCGATGAGGATGCACTGCACAAATTCTCGCTTGAATGCGAACCGTCATCCAATTCACAAACACATGGCAGCAGCGGCGGTAGTACGCGTGGTGAGAGCGGTTTGGGTCGTGATGGCACCGGCAACTCATCGACACGCAGCGGTGATCAGCTGAGCATCTATTCGCACACGTCATCCTCATCGGCACCGAATTCATCGTTGTCGCTGCGCAAACGTCATCCCTCATCGCCCACACTCTCCACCACCAGCTCAACATCGTCGACCAGCGATCATCATAATCGCCGCAATATGGCGCACAATAATAACTCAAAATTTGGAATCGCCTCCCCGCAAGCCGTCAAAAAGATACTGGCGCTATCCGATCCGACGAAAGTGCGTCCACATCAGCCGTTTACAGCGCGTCATTCCGGCatgccaccaccaccgccaccactGCTAGTGAATACGCCGCATCACATGCTTGCGCATGCGTACAGCAACACGCCAGCGGGCATGCCTTTAACTGCCGCTACTGGCACTTCCACAACGCCAAGTCCGTGTACGCATCGACGTCTGGCATCCGGCAGCAATTCAATGCCAACAG GTAATATGGTACCCGTTCGGGCCATACATGAACGTTCAAATTCGGATACGCCAACGCCACCATTACCATCTGTTGATCTCTCAGTTGAAAGCAGCAGCGTTACAACATTTCGTGACTTGCCTTTGCGCAAATCTGTGACTTCGG ACGCCGATCATctaatttaa
- the LOC126751970 gene encoding rap guanine nucleotide exchange factor 2 isoform X5: MDPYHHIRHHYPPTRPELQQKCNRGSHSSDTSSAYSGSDTMASVYGSSMDAEEIDLSGLVESVVDSDEEDLAESMDSLNVRDAVRDCLEKDPSERTEEDVEILLEFTQGLKAFTNITLAVRRALCAVMVFAVVDKAGTVVMSDGEELDSWSVLINGAVEIEHANGTREELQMGDSFGILPTMDKLYHRGVMRTKCDDCQFVCITQTDYYRIQHQGEENTRRHEDEDGRIVMVTELRQIGSNEHGTTGSNASAASAAGMKRGHVVIRGTPERLLQQLVEENSMTDPTYVEDFLLTQRIFIKNPQEVTQKLLAWFECDAEPPKGSTASPQEIRDRVTRVVLLWVNNHFTDFEADHEMMEFLEVFEAGLEHTRLLSQLRLLHIACAAKARMRSCTLTRSSRDEPLNFNIIGGYEMRGITAATGGGGCGIYIAHVVPGSKAQDVGLKRGDQIHEVNGQSFEHVTSKRAMEILMGSTHLSITVKSNLLGFKEMMLAIEQGGNGSSGSNGAGTPIGSGSGSSGGSLGSKSLRSPRRICANDIAKLHGRCMLDDMTTTNRSHMLRLSSVDMLLPTDQTDCCPPATPPPIMPQQPSSGGGNMASNFMSNLLQSVSNASARKDSQANCNDGGGGSKGGGFMTLAPRRRIQKALAKMNLLQHKSIGGAGLNDSVDIATPTETMSQKAGKLTTSSSSSSSTCGGVGGGNRLYQSQSNPDLSSSLLYEDATSLTTSTATAPTPTPNYLTASMHRPSAVSTTSSAMLPDYPEHVLKVFKADQSCKYLLINKETTAHEVVMLALQEFGIHDPSSNYSLCEVSVGEGGMVKQRRLPDQLQNLAERIGFAARYYLKTNGSTETLVPDELALELVRESSVHFLQLNAYELAIQLTLQDFAIFRQIESTEYIDDLFNLKTKYGVPMLTKFAELVNREMFWVVTEICSEHNIVRRMKIVKQFIKIARHCKECRNFNSMFAIISGLGHAAVSRLRLTWEKLPSKYQRLFSDLQDLMDPSRNMSKYRQLVSSELLAQHPIIPFYPIVKKDLTFIHLGNDTRIEGLINFEKLRMLAKEVRLLTHMCSSPYDLLAILELKGQSPSNALFSLNQLSTSQNAGGTHSTVIAANAGQSTIKRRKKSTAAPNPKKMFEEAQMVRRVKAYLNNLKIISDEDALHKFSLECEPSSNSQTHGSSGGSTRGESGLGRDGTGNSSTRSGDQLSIYSHTSSSSAPNSSLSLRKRHPSSPTLSTTSSTSSTSDHHNRRNMAHNNNSKFGIASPQAVKKILALSDPTKVRPHQPFTARHSGMPPPPPPLLVNTPHHMLAHAYSNTPAGMPLTAATGTSTTPSPCTHRRLASGSNSMPTGNMVPVRAIHERSNSDTPTPPLPSVDLSVESSSVTTFRDLPLRKSVTSVYNT, translated from the exons TATCCACCCACGCGTCCcgaattgcaacaaaaatgcaaTCGCGGCTCACATTCGAGTGACACAAGCTCAGCGTATAGTGGCAGCGATACAATGGCGTCTGTATACGGCTCCTCAATGGATGCGGAGGAGATCGATCTCTCCGGTTTGGTGGAGTCGGTGGTGGACTCCGATGAGGAGGACTTGGCGGAGAGTATGGAT AGTCTAAATGTGCGCGATGCGGTGCGTGATTGCCTGGAGAAAGATCCCTCTGAACGCACAGAGGAAGATGTCGAAATACTGCTGGAATTCACACAAGGTTTGAAGGCCTTCACCAATATAACGTTGGCGGTGCGACGCGCACTCTGTGCCGTCATGGTGTTTGCTGTAGTCGACAAAGCAGGCACAGTGGTGATGTCCGATGGTGAAGAGCTCGATTCCTGGTCGGTGCTTATTAATGGCGCCGTCGAGATTGAGCATGCGAATGGCACACGTGAAGAACTGCAAATGGGTGATTCCTTTGGCATACTACCCACCATGGATAAGCTATATCATCGTGGTGTAATGCGTACGAAATGTGACGATTGTCAGTTCGTTTGCATAACACAAACCGATTACTATCGCATACAGCATCAGGGTGAGGAAAACACACGACGACACGAAGATGAGGATGGGCGCATAGTGATGGTCACGGAATTGCGTCAAATCGGCAGCAATGAACATGGTACAACAGGTAGTAATGCGAGCGCCGCCAGCGCCGCGGGCATGAAGCGTGGTCATGTGGTGATACGCGGCACACCCGAACGTTTGCTGCAACAGTTGGTGGAGGAGAATTCAATGACTGATCCGACATATGTGGAGGATTTTTTGCTCACACAACgtattttcatcaaaaaccCACAAGAGGTAACGCAAAAGCTGCTCGCCTGGTTCGAATGTGATGCCGAACCGCCAAAGGGCAGCACAGCGTCACCACAAGAGATACGCGACCGTGTCACACGCGTCGTCTTGTTGTGGGTGAACAATCATTTTACCGATTTTGAGGCTGATCATGAAATGATGGAGTTCCTGGAGGTATTCGAGGCTGGTTTGGAGCACACGCGACTGCTGAGTCAGCTGCGTTTGCTGCATATAGCATGTGCGGCCAAAGCGCGCATGCGTAGTTGTACATTGACACGTTCGTCACGTGATGAACCTTTAAACTTCAATATTATTGGCGGTTATGAGATGCGCGGCATTACCGCAGCAACCGGCGGTGGCGGTTGTGGCATATACATAGCACATGTAGTGCCCGGTTCGAAGGCGCAAGATGTGGGTCTCAAGCGTGGCGATCAAATACACGAGGTGAACGGTCAGTCCTTCGAACATGTGACGAGTAAACGTGCAATGGAAATACTGATGGGTAGCACACATCTGAGCATAACGGTAAAAAGCAATCTGCTTGGCTTCAAAGAGATGATGTTAGCCATTGAACAAGGTGGCAATGGCAGCAGTGGTAGCAATGGTGCCGGCACGCCTATCGGTAGTGGCAGCGGCAGCAGTGGCGGCTCGCTAGGCAGCAAATCATTGCGTAGTCCACGTCGTATATGCGCCAACGACATTGCCAAATTACATGGACGCTGTATGTTGGACGATATGACCACCACAAATCGTTCGCATATGCTGCGACTCAGCTCAGTCGATATGTTATTGCCCACGGACCAAACAGACTGTTGTCCGCCAGCCACGCCACCGCCGATTATGCCGCAACAGCCGAGTAGCGGTGGTGGTAATATGGCCAGTAATTTTATGTCGAATCTTTTGCAAAGCGTTAGTAATGCATCGGCGCGAAAAGACTCGCAAGCTAATTGCAATGACGGCGGTGGCGGCTCAAAAGGTGGCGGTTTTATGACGCTTGCGCCAAGACGTCGCATACAAAAAGCGCTAGCGAAAATGAATTTGTTGCAGCACAAAAGCATCGGTGGCGCCGGTTTGAATGATTCTGTCGATATAGCCACGCCCACGGAGACGATGTCACAAAAAGCCGGCAAATTAACCACTTCCTCTTCCAGTTCCTCATCTACCTGCGGCGGTGTTGGCGGCGGTAATCGCCTATACCAATCGCAATCCAATCCGGATTTGAGTTCATCACTGCTGTATGAAGATGCCACTTCTTTAACAACCAGCACTGCTACAGCGCCTACGCCAACACCCAACTATCTGACTGCCTCCATGCATCGGCCATCGGCCGTTTCCACAACAAGCTCCGCTATGCTGCCCGATTATCCCGAGCATGTGTTGAAAGTCTTCAAAGCCGATCAGTCATGCAAGTATTTGCTCATCAATAAGGAGACGACGGCGCACGAAGTTGTTATGTTGGCGCTGCAAGAGTTTGGCATACATGACCCCAGCTCGAATTATTCGCTTTGTGAGGTTAGCGTCGGTGAGGGTGGCATGGTGAAACAACGTCGCCTGCCCGATCAACTGCAGAACTTAGCCGAACGTATTGGTTTTGCAGCGCGCTACTATTTGAAAACAAACGGCAGTACCGAAACACTGGTGCCCGACGAATTGGCGCTCGAGTTGGTGCGTGAGTCGAGTGTGCATTTTCTGCAGCTGAACGCCTACGAGTTGGCCATACAATTGACACTGCAGGACTTCGCCATCTTTCGGCAAATCGAATCGACTGAGTATATCGATGATCTGTTCAATCTGAAGACGAAATATGGTGTGCCAATGTTAACGAAATTTGCCGAACTCGTTAATCGTGAAATGTTTTGGGTCGTCACCGAGATCTGCAGTGAACACAATATTGTGCGTCGCATGAAaattgtcaagcaatttataaAGATTGCGCGTCACTGCAAAGAGTGTCGCAACTTCAATTCCATGTTCGCCATCATATCCGGACTCGGACATGCGGCTGTATCACGCTTGCGTCTTACCTGGGAAAAACTACCATCTAAATATCAACGGCTCTTCTCCGACTTGCAGGATCTCATGGACCCCTCACGCAACATGTCAAAATATCGCCAACTTGTCTCTTCCGAGCTGCTCGCACAACACCCCATCATACCGTTCTATCCGATTGTAAAGAAGGATCTCACCTTCATTCATCTTGGCAATGACACGCGTATCGAAGGTCTcataaactttgaaaaattacgTATGCTCGCCAAAGAGGTGCGTCTACTAACGCATATGTGCTCATCGCCCTACGATCTGCTCGCCATACTCGAACTTAAAGGTCAATCGCCCTCGAATGCGCTCTTCTCGCTCAATCAGCTGTCCACTTCACAAAATGCCGGTGGCACACACAGCACCGTTATTGCCGCTAATGCCGGCCAATCGACTATTAAGCGTCGCAAAAAGTCTACAGCGGCACCGAATCCAAAGAAAATGTTCGAAGAGGCACAAATGGTGCGTCGCGTCAAGGCATACCtgaataatttgaaaatcatCAGCGATGAGGATGCACTGCACAAATTCTCGCTTGAATGCGAACCGTCATCCAATTCACAAACACATGGCAGCAGCGGCGGTAGTACGCGTGGTGAGAGCGGTTTGGGTCGTGATGGCACCGGCAACTCATCGACACGCAGCGGTGATCAGCTGAGCATCTATTCGCACACGTCATCCTCATCGGCACCGAATTCATCGTTGTCGCTGCGCAAACGTCATCCCTCATCGCCCACACTCTCCACCACCAGCTCAACATCGTCGACCAGCGATCATCATAATCGCCGCAATATGGCGCACAATAATAACTCAAAATTTGGAATCGCCTCCCCGCAAGCCGTCAAAAAGATACTGGCGCTATCCGATCCGACGAAAGTGCGTCCACATCAGCCGTTTACAGCGCGTCATTCCGGCatgccaccaccaccgccaccactGCTAGTGAATACGCCGCATCACATGCTTGCGCATGCGTACAGCAACACGCCAGCGGGCATGCCTTTAACTGCCGCTACTGGCACTTCCACAACGCCAAGTCCGTGTACGCATCGACGTCTGGCATCCGGCAGCAATTCAATGCCAACAG GTAATATGGTACCCGTTCGGGCCATACATGAACGTTCAAATTCGGATACGCCAACGCCACCATTACCATCTGTTGATCTCTCAGTTGAAAGCAGCAGCGTTACAACATTTCGTGACTTGCCTTTGCGCAAATCTGTGACTTCGG tttacaatACATAA